One Alligator mississippiensis isolate rAllMis1 chromosome 1, rAllMis1, whole genome shotgun sequence genomic window carries:
- the LOC102573369 gene encoding fibronectin type III domain-containing protein 9: protein MGVTVQNITGSTARVIWPKMASCADSFYSIMYHPNWNNVLSGYSRKSFQKEERVPASRSSFVIENLTPLTTYILCVTCQSANPSSDQCKIFHTLKQDAASASNKKKDLALGIWLTSSILLLIIAGIFLYGCLHIWCRKRRARLEEQNRNSEQEKGKVWFKNKSHTSEEFNRASQPLQEDENINADFVQLAIVSENPLTSKDMLIMPTSTSQELVPTSVQTTTIH, encoded by the coding sequence ATGGGAGTAACAGTCCAAAACATAACAGGAAGTACAGCAAGGGTAATATGGCCAAAAATGGCCAGTTGTGCCGACAGCTTTTACAGTATTATGTATCACCCCAACTGGAATAATGTGCTGTCAGGTTATTCCCGAAAAAGTTTTCAGAAAGAAGAGCGAGTACCTGCTAGTCGGTCTTCATTTGTCATTGAAAACCTAACTCCACTAACTACATACATACTATGTGTAACCTGTCAATCTGCAAACCCATCCAGTGACCAGTGCAAAATTTTTCACACGCTAAAACAAGATGCAGCATCTgccagcaacaaaaaaaaagatctggCACTGGGCATCTGGCTAACAAGCAGTATTCTGCTTCTCATCATCGCTGGCATCTTCCTCTATGGCTGCCTACATATATGGTGTCGCAAGAGACGAGCACGCTTAGAAGAACAAAACAGGAATTCAGAACAAGAGAAAGGCAAAGTCTGGTTCAAAAACAAGTCTCACACCTCAGAGGAGTTCAACAGGGCCAGCCAACCACTCCAAGAGGACGAAAATATAAATGCAGATTTTGTCCAGCTGGCTATAGTCAGTGAAAATCCTTTAACTTCTAAGGATATGCTTATCATGCCAACTTCCACAAGCCAGGAATTAGTGCCAACGTCTGTACAGACAACCACCATACATTAG